A region of Actinomycetota bacterium DNA encodes the following proteins:
- a CDS encoding ABC transporter permease produces MSDLGLVLRQVRYVNKSFWRNPASAFFTFAFPLMFLVIFTAIFGGTQDTPFGTIKASNYYIPAIGAFSIITATYTNLAISATFLRDAGILKRVRGTPLPGWAYMIGRILHAILASFLLVGIVVAFGVAFYGASVPTGRLLPFILTIVVGAASFAALGLAVTAIVPNADAAPAVVNATVLPLLFLSGVFFALPSGNPWFVVVAKLFPIYHFAHAMLSSYFGSGNGWEGFDLLILAVWGLAGAILAVRFFRWEPTP; encoded by the coding sequence GTGAGCGACCTCGGCCTCGTGCTCCGGCAGGTCAGGTACGTCAACAAATCCTTCTGGCGGAACCCGGCATCGGCGTTCTTCACGTTCGCCTTTCCGCTGATGTTCCTGGTCATCTTCACGGCGATCTTCGGCGGCACCCAGGACACGCCGTTCGGCACGATCAAGGCGTCGAACTACTACATCCCGGCCATCGGCGCCTTTTCCATCATCACCGCCACCTACACCAATCTGGCGATCAGCGCGACCTTCCTCCGCGACGCCGGGATCCTCAAGCGCGTCCGAGGGACACCCCTTCCGGGATGGGCGTACATGATCGGCCGGATCCTTCACGCCATCCTGGCGTCGTTCCTGCTGGTGGGCATCGTGGTCGCGTTCGGTGTGGCCTTCTACGGAGCGAGCGTCCCGACGGGCCGCCTCCTGCCGTTCATCCTGACGATCGTGGTGGGGGCGGCGTCCTTCGCCGCCCTCGGACTCGCGGTCACGGCCATCGTGCCGAACGCGGACGCCGCACCGGCCGTGGTGAACGCCACGGTCCTGCCCCTCCTGTTCCTCTCGGGGGTCTTCTTCGCCCTCCCGTCCGGAAACCCTTGGTTCGTGGTGGTGGCAAAGCTCTTCCCGATCTACCACTTCGCCCACGCCATGCTGTCGTCGTACTTCGGGTCCGGGAACGGGTGGGAGGGGTTCGACCTGCTGATCCTGGCCGTCTGGGGACTGGCGGGTGCGATCCTGGCCGTCAGGTTCTTCCGCTGG